A genomic segment from Lates calcarifer isolate ASB-BC8 linkage group LG13, TLL_Latcal_v3, whole genome shotgun sequence encodes:
- the tbx1 gene encoding LOW QUALITY PROTEIN: T-box transcription factor TBX1 (The sequence of the model RefSeq protein was modified relative to this genomic sequence to represent the inferred CDS: inserted 3 bases in 3 codons): MDDGGPLSPKANAFSIASLISAAEQAGNAAFDKHSTGLDKPDLHNHSSFKMHYSTVTREMEAFTTSSLSSLNTPGGYHLSPSPGDPYSQHESHFEPCPAAQHNYNYPGSNPGQAPPSDNGTPNCSSSSSNSTPNSKTIVKKNPKVANINVQLEMKALWDEFNQLGTEMIVTKAGRRMFPTFQVKIFGMDPMADYMLLMDFLPVDDKRYRYAFHSSSWLVAGKADPATPGRVHYHPDSPAKGAQWMKQIVSFDKLKLTNNLLDDNGHIILNSMHRYQPRFHVVYVDPRKDSEKYAEENYKTFVFEETRFTAVTAYQNHRITQLKIASNPFAKGFRDCDPEDWPRNHRPGSLPIMSAFARTRNPMSSPPQQNGTEKEDSRREYERDPTGTPIHADPAHQLMSRVLSPALPVPGGLHAVPLTSGRPXPPHDLRPDPHPIPPDTLHHHPYKYPXTYEHYXGAKTRPSPYPLPGIRGHTYHHHMNPATANMYSATSGPSNYDYGPR, from the exons ATGGACGACGGCGGTCCCCTCTCTCCAAAGGCAAATGCTTTCAGTATTGCCTCTCTGATTTCGGCTGCAGAGCAAGCAGGAAACGCAGCGTTTGACAAACACAGCACCGGCCTAGACAAGCCAGACCTGCACAACCACAGTTCCTTTAAAATGCACTACAGCACTGTGACCCGGGAAATGGAAG CCTTCACGACGAGCAGCCTGAGCAGCCTCAACACGCCGGGGGGCTACCACCTCTCTCCGTCCCCCGGGGACCCCTACAGCCAACATGAGTCCCACTTCGAACCTTGCCCGGCCGCCCAGCACAACTACAACTACCCGGGGTCTAACCCGGGCCAGGCCCCGCCGAGCGACAACGGGACTCCCAACTGCTCCTCGTCGTCCTCCAACTCCACACCGAACAGCAAAACTATAGTGAAGAAGAACCCGAAAGTGGCCAACATTAACGTCCAGCTGGAGATGAAAGCTTTATGGGACGAATTTAATCAGCTTGGCACGGAGATGATCGTTACCAAGGCTGGCAG gAGAATGTTTCCAACTTTCCAAGTGAAAATATTTGGGATGGATCCCATGGCAGACTACATGCTCCTGATGGACTTCCTGCCTGTAGACGACAAACGTTACAG GTATGCTTTCCACAGCTCATCGTGGCTGGTGGCGGGTAAGGCTGACCCCGCCACACCAGGCAGAGTCCACTACCACCCGGATTCTCCAGCCAAAGGCGCACAGTGGATGAAGCAGATCGTCTCTTTTGACAAACTCAAACTCACCAACAACCTGCTGGATGACAACGGACAT ATCATTCTGAACTCCATGCACCGCTACCAGCCCAGGTTTCATGTGGTTTATGTGGACCCCCGCaaggacagtgaaaaatatGCAGAGGAGAATTACAAAACCTTTGTTTTTGAGGAAACCCGCTTCACAGCGGTCACAGCGTACCAGAACCACCGG ATCACACAGCTGAAGATAGCCAGCAACCCCTTTGCAAAAGGCTTCAGGGACTGTGACCCAGAGGACTG GCCCAGGAATCACAGACCAGGCTCCCTGCCAATAATGAGTGCCTTTGCCAGAACAAGAAACCCAATGTCATCTCCCCCTCAGCAGAACGGCACAGAGAAAG AAGACAGTAGGCGGGAATACGAGCGAGACCCCACCGGCACACCCATACATGCTGACCCAGCTCACCAACTGATGTCCCGGGTCCTCAGCCCTGCCCTGCCCGTCCCAGGAGGCCTCCACGCCGTCCCGCTCACAAGTGGCCGAC AGCCCCCCCATGACCTTCGGCCAGACCCCCACCCTATACCGCCGGACACCCTGCACCACCACCCTTACAAGTACC CAACCTATGAACACT CTGGGGCCAAGACCAGGCCGTCGCCCTACCCTTTACCCGGTATCAGAGGACACACGTACCATCACCACATGAACCCAGCTACAGCTAACATGTACTCAGCCACCAGTGGCCCCTCTAACTACGACTATGGGCCCAGATAA